From Marivirga harenae, one genomic window encodes:
- a CDS encoding enoyl-CoA hydratase/isomerase family protein, with translation MADFENLQLANDNGVLTVTINRAEKLNALNIATIEELREAFQDIYDNPDVKSVILTGAGEKAFVAGADISEISELNEMNGRKFSENGQEVFEMIEKCHKPVLAAVNGFALGGGCELAMACHMRVATPNAKFGQPEVNLGIIPGYGGTQRLTQLIGKGKALELMMTADFIDAEEAKSLGLVNHIAESHDELMTLANAILSKINSKAPLAIGMVIDSVNAYYAGEENGYQTEANSFAACCKSEDFKEGTKAFLEKRAAEFKGE, from the coding sequence ATGGCTGATTTTGAAAACCTACAACTGGCTAATGATAATGGTGTGTTAACCGTCACCATCAATAGAGCCGAAAAACTAAATGCCTTAAATATCGCCACTATAGAAGAATTGCGTGAAGCTTTCCAAGATATTTATGATAATCCGGATGTGAAATCTGTCATCTTAACTGGGGCAGGAGAAAAAGCTTTTGTAGCAGGGGCGGATATTTCTGAGATATCAGAACTCAATGAAATGAATGGCAGAAAGTTTTCCGAGAACGGCCAGGAGGTTTTTGAGATGATAGAAAAGTGCCATAAACCTGTCTTGGCAGCGGTAAATGGTTTTGCTTTAGGCGGTGGTTGTGAATTGGCTATGGCTTGTCATATGCGAGTTGCAACACCTAATGCAAAATTTGGTCAGCCGGAAGTAAATTTGGGTATAATCCCCGGATATGGCGGTACACAGAGATTAACGCAGTTGATCGGCAAGGGAAAAGCTTTGGAATTAATGATGACAGCTGATTTCATCGATGCTGAAGAAGCGAAAAGCCTTGGGTTAGTAAACCACATCGCTGAAAGTCATGACGAATTAATGACACTGGCCAATGCTATATTAAGTAAAATCAATAGCAAAGCTCCTTTAGCTATCGGGATGGTGATTGATAGCGTAAATGCTTATTATGCTGGAGAAGAAAATGGTTATCAAACTGAAGCCAATAGCTTCGCGGCTTGTTGCAAATCCGAAGATTTCAAGGAAGGAACAAAAGCGTTCTTAGAAAAAAGAGCTGCGGAGTTTAAAGGTGAATAG
- a CDS encoding lipopolysaccharide biosynthesis protein translates to MNPLKKLASEAGLYGLPSILGRLLNYLLVPIHTAVFMTDQFGTITKLYAYAAFLNIIYTYGMETAYFRFATREKSGNYYEQAFTSILLTSILFSGAIFIFAEQIIQFLDLSVETYIVRYLSVIFFVDAIVAIPLAKLRLAHKARKFAFTRMSSIVLNILFNLCFLVLFPFLAKSGYMQWDTQEPFDIGYVFLANLLANACMLIILYQEIFLVRLRFHWARTKKMMVYAVPILLMGLAGIAVEQLDKIIFEYLLPQNFYEGVNAEEALGIYSATFKLSIFMALAIQAFRYAGEPFFFSQAEDKEAPELFAKVLYYFVSLSLLIWVGVSLNADLIGRIFLSKDAFRDALFLVPILLLGKLFFGIYINLSIWFKLTDKTYYGVYISIVGGLVALVGDILLIPILGYTGAAFASVLAYFSMTAYCYFSGQKHFKIPYSVGKIVLNILIAGAIIAAFFYFKPANTGLNYGLGIGISALYAALMFLYERKSILSNKLK, encoded by the coding sequence ATGAATCCATTAAAAAAATTAGCATCCGAAGCCGGTTTATATGGATTGCCCAGTATTTTGGGCAGATTGTTGAATTATCTGTTAGTTCCTATTCACACTGCAGTTTTTATGACGGATCAATTTGGAACTATTACCAAGTTGTACGCCTATGCTGCCTTTTTGAATATAATCTATACCTACGGAATGGAAACAGCGTATTTCCGTTTTGCTACCAGAGAAAAATCAGGAAATTACTACGAACAGGCTTTTACCTCTATATTATTAACTTCTATTCTTTTTAGTGGAGCAATATTTATATTTGCTGAACAGATAATACAATTTCTGGACTTATCTGTTGAAACTTACATTGTCCGTTATCTATCTGTCATCTTTTTTGTAGATGCCATAGTCGCTATACCACTGGCAAAACTACGTTTAGCTCATAAAGCTCGAAAATTTGCATTTACTCGAATGAGCAGTATAGTGCTGAATATATTATTTAATTTATGCTTTTTGGTGCTGTTTCCATTTTTGGCAAAGTCAGGATACATGCAATGGGACACTCAAGAGCCATTTGATATAGGATATGTTTTTCTAGCCAATTTGTTGGCGAATGCATGCATGCTGATCATATTATATCAGGAAATATTTTTAGTCAGATTAAGATTCCATTGGGCGAGAACCAAGAAAATGATGGTCTACGCAGTACCAATATTGTTAATGGGTTTGGCGGGTATAGCGGTAGAGCAACTGGATAAGATCATCTTTGAATATTTGTTGCCGCAAAATTTTTATGAGGGAGTAAATGCTGAAGAAGCCTTAGGGATTTATTCTGCTACCTTCAAACTTAGTATTTTTATGGCATTAGCGATTCAAGCATTTCGCTATGCTGGAGAACCTTTCTTCTTTAGTCAGGCAGAAGATAAAGAAGCCCCAGAGCTTTTTGCAAAGGTGCTTTATTATTTTGTTTCGCTTTCCTTGCTGATTTGGGTGGGAGTGAGTTTGAATGCAGATTTGATTGGTAGAATATTTTTAAGTAAAGATGCTTTTCGTGATGCCTTGTTTTTGGTTCCAATATTGCTACTAGGGAAATTGTTTTTTGGGATTTATATAAATCTTAGTATTTGGTTTAAATTGACTGATAAAACGTACTATGGAGTCTATATTAGCATAGTTGGCGGACTAGTAGCTTTGGTGGGAGACATCCTTTTAATACCTATTTTGGGATATACCGGGGCTGCTTTCGCATCAGTTTTGGCTTACTTTAGTATGACCGCATACTGTTATTTTAGTGGGCAGAAGCATTTTAAAATACCCTATTCCGTAGGAAAGATAGTCTTGAATATTTTGATTGCTGGCGCAATAATTGCAGCATTTTTTTACTTTAAACCTGCCAATACAGGGCTCAATTATGGTTTAGGTATCGGAATTAGTGCACTCTATGCTGCCTTGATGTTTCTGTATGAACGTAAGAGTATTTTATCCAATAAATTAAAATGA